GCAGCAGGACGAGCGCGCGAAGCGCCCGGTGAAGCTGCATCGCACGCAGCCGCGTGCCGGGGTGAAGCCACGCTGAGGGTGTCGACTGCGGCCGTGACGGGGCGTCGCGGCGAGCGTAATCCGACGGCCGCCGTTGCCGGAGCGAGCGCCTTGCATCGTGCAAGCGTTTGCCCGGCCGGCGGTTTTCGCGCTATACTCCTGCGGCTTTGATGGATGGCTTTTCCATATCGTGTTCTCCTTTCTGCGCCGGGTGCGTGGATCGGTGATCGTATGGTTCCTGTCTGTCATGCGGTTGTGACCAGCGGTCGTTTCTTGCAGGGGCAATTGTTTGATGGGCGTTTCGCCCATTTTTTATTTGTGGCGCCCGTCGGGGCGTCGGTCGAGCAGCGTTTGAGTGGCGGGTCGAGGACATGCGAGCGGATGTCGAGCAGTTGATCGAGCAGGTGGTGACGGGTCTTGGATACGAGCTCGTGGATGTCGAGTTCTCGCCCAAGGGCCGGCTGCTGCGCGTCTTTCTCGACATCGAGCGCGGCATCACGGTCGATGACTGTGCCACCGTGAGCAACCAGCTTCAGCGCGTGTTCGAGGTCGAGAACGTGGACTACGACCGGCTCGAGGTGTCCTCGCCGGGGCTCGACCGCCCGCTGAAGAAGCTGGCCGATTTCGAACGCTTTGCCGGCGAGCAGGCGCAGGTGCGACTGTCGCTGCCGATCGGCAATCAACGCAATTTCGTCGGCGTGATCGAGGGGGTGCGCGAAGGCGCGGTGGCGCTGCGCACCGAGAAGGGCGAGGTGCTGCTGCCCTTCGGCGACATCGAGAAAGCACGCCTGGTACCCCAATTTTGAGACTGTGGATGTGGAGGTTTTACTGAAATGAGCCGCGAGATTCTGCTGCTTGTCGATGCTCTGGCGCGCGAGAAGAACGTCGCCAAGGAGATCGTTTTTTCCGCGCTCGAAACCGCCTTGGCCTCCGCGACCAAGAAGCGCATCCACGACGACGCCGACGTGGTGGTCGCGATCGATCGCGACACCGGTGACTACACCTCGAAGCGGCGCTGGCTGGTGATGCTCGACGAAGAGGTCACCAACGACGAGGCCGAGATGGGCATCATCGACGCCCGCGAGCTGCGCGCCGACGTGCAGATCGGCGACTACATGGAAGAAGAGCTCGAGCCGATCGACTTCGGCCGCATCGGCGCCCAGGCCGCCAAGCAGGTCATCCTGCAGAAGATCCGCGACGCCGAGCGCGAGCAGGTGCTCAACGACTTCCTCGACCGCAAGGAATTCCTCGTCTCCGGTTCGATCAAGCGCATGGAACGCGGCAACGCGATCATCGAGGTCGGCCGCATGGAAGCCGTGCTGCCGCGCGACCAGCAGATCCCGCGCGAGAACCTGCGCGTCGGCGACCGCGTGAAGGCCTTCCTGTTGCGCATCGACCGCGGCGCCCGTGGTCCGCAGCTGGTGCTGTCGCGCACCGCGCCCGAGTTCCTGATGAAGCTGTTCGAGCTCGAGGTCCCCGAGATCGAGGACGGCCTGCTCGAGCTCAAGGCCTGCGCCCGCGACCCCGGATTGCGCGCCAAGATCGCGGTCAAGTCCAACGATCAGCGCATCGACCCGATCGGCACCTGCGTCGGCCTGCGCGGCTCGCGCGTCACCGCGGTGCGCAACGAGATCGGCGGCGAGCAGATCGACATCATCGTATGGTCGTCCGATCCTGCCCAGTTCGTGGTCGCCGCCCTGCAGCCGGCCGAAGTGGTCTCCATCGTGGTCGATGAAGAGGCGCATGCGATGGACGTGGTGGTCGACGAGAACAATCTCGCGATCGCCATCGGCCGCAATGGCCAGAACGTCAAGCTCGCCTCCGAGCTCACCGGGTGGACGATCAACCTGATGAGCGAGCAGGAGTCCGCCGAGAAGACCGCGCAGGAACAGCAGGGCCTGCGTGCCCTGTTCATGGAAAAGCTGGATGTTGACGAGGAACTCGCCGATATCCTGATCGAGGAAGGTTTCTCCTCGCTCGAGGAGGTGGCCTACGTGCCGCTCGCCGAGATGCTGGAGATCGAGGCCTTCGACGAGGACACGGTCAACGAGCTGCGCAACCGCGCACGCAACGTGCTGCTGACCGAGGCCATCGTCACCGAGGAGCAGCTGGAGAACGTCTCCGACGACCTGCTCGGCCTCGAAGGCATGGAAAAGTCGCTGGCCGCCAAACTGGCCCAGCAGGGCATTCGTACCCGCGACGACCTCGCCGACCTCGCGGTCGACGAACTGGTCGAGATGGCCGGGATCGACGAAGAAAGAGCCAAGGCGCTGATTTCCGTTGCGCGCGCCCATTGGTTCGAAGAATGATGGGAGGGCTGTAATGGAACAGATGAGCGTGACCCAGTTTGCCGGCGAACTGAAAATGCCGGCCGCGGTGCTGCTCGAGCAGT
This region of Thauera sp. JM12B12 genomic DNA includes:
- the rimP gene encoding ribosome maturation factor RimP, translating into MRADVEQLIEQVVTGLGYELVDVEFSPKGRLLRVFLDIERGITVDDCATVSNQLQRVFEVENVDYDRLEVSSPGLDRPLKKLADFERFAGEQAQVRLSLPIGNQRNFVGVIEGVREGAVALRTEKGEVLLPFGDIEKARLVPQF
- the nusA gene encoding transcription termination factor NusA, giving the protein MSREILLLVDALAREKNVAKEIVFSALETALASATKKRIHDDADVVVAIDRDTGDYTSKRRWLVMLDEEVTNDEAEMGIIDARELRADVQIGDYMEEELEPIDFGRIGAQAAKQVILQKIRDAEREQVLNDFLDRKEFLVSGSIKRMERGNAIIEVGRMEAVLPRDQQIPRENLRVGDRVKAFLLRIDRGARGPQLVLSRTAPEFLMKLFELEVPEIEDGLLELKACARDPGLRAKIAVKSNDQRIDPIGTCVGLRGSRVTAVRNEIGGEQIDIIVWSSDPAQFVVAALQPAEVVSIVVDEEAHAMDVVVDENNLAIAIGRNGQNVKLASELTGWTINLMSEQESAEKTAQEQQGLRALFMEKLDVDEELADILIEEGFSSLEEVAYVPLAEMLEIEAFDEDTVNELRNRARNVLLTEAIVTEEQLENVSDDLLGLEGMEKSLAAKLAQQGIRTRDDLADLAVDELVEMAGIDEERAKALISVARAHWFEE